In Phyllobacterium zundukense, the following are encoded in one genomic region:
- a CDS encoding shikimate dehydrogenase: MSETLLKPIKAGLIGAGIQASLTPAMHMKEGRAQGLSYEYDLIDLNQLVASIDDLPRLLSEAEERGFSGLNITHPCKQAVMPHLDELSADADSIGAVNTVVLKDGRRYGHNTDWWGFAQSFRRGLPGVDTSFVVQLGAGGAGVATAYAALSLGVAKLAVFDRERQRAIALSRSMQQIFPDAQIIAEGDLMEAMQQASGLIHATPTGMSGYPGLPLPADMLDRRHWVAEIVYFPLETELLRQARQRGCPTLDGGGMAVFQAVGAFQLFTGLQPDANRMLDHFKSMTA, encoded by the coding sequence ATGAGCGAGACATTGTTGAAGCCGATAAAGGCGGGGCTCATTGGGGCAGGCATTCAGGCTTCGCTCACGCCCGCTATGCACATGAAGGAAGGCAGGGCGCAGGGGCTCTCCTATGAATATGACCTGATCGACCTCAATCAGCTTGTTGCATCGATCGACGATCTTCCTCGGCTCCTTTCTGAAGCGGAGGAACGTGGCTTTTCAGGTCTCAATATCACACATCCCTGCAAGCAGGCGGTCATGCCGCATCTCGATGAGCTTTCCGCCGATGCCGACTCGATCGGTGCCGTAAATACTGTCGTTCTGAAGGATGGGCGGCGCTACGGCCACAATACCGATTGGTGGGGTTTTGCGCAGAGCTTCCGTCGCGGCCTTCCCGGGGTCGACACGTCGTTCGTGGTTCAGCTCGGCGCGGGAGGCGCGGGGGTCGCAACCGCATATGCAGCTTTGTCGCTGGGAGTGGCGAAGCTTGCCGTATTTGATCGCGAACGACAGCGCGCCATTGCGCTGAGCAGGTCAATGCAGCAGATCTTCCCCGACGCGCAAATCATCGCCGAAGGTGATCTTATGGAAGCGATGCAGCAGGCGTCGGGATTGATCCATGCCACACCCACTGGCATGTCTGGGTATCCTGGCCTGCCGTTACCGGCGGATATGCTTGATCGGCGCCATTGGGTAGCGGAAATTGTCTACTTTCCCCTGGAGACGGAATTGTTGAGGCAGGCACGCCAGCGCGGCTGTCCAACGCTCGATGGCGGGGGCATGGCGGTATTCCAGGCCGTCGGAGCCTTTCAGCTTTTTACCGGCCTGCAGCCTGATGCGAACCGGATGCTCGACCATTTCAAGTCCATGACCGCATAG
- a CDS encoding TRAP transporter substrate-binding protein, whose protein sequence is MLNKLMKVLVGVALPLALLTTGPAMAELREHQLKFASANNKGHPQVMGMEKFADLVKEKSSGKITVKLFPGGVLGGDVQTVSALQGGVIEMTVLNAGILAGNVKQFGAVDLPFLFNSGEEADKVMDGPFGTSLIKMLPDTGLVGLAYWELGFRNLTNNRHPVAKLEDIKGLKIRTIQSPIPIELFNSLGANAVPMPYTELYTALETGTVDGQENPAANIVNAKFYEVQKYMTITRHQYNPQIVLISKKFWDGLNDEEKAVLQSAADEARDYQRKVSREQDAASIDEIKKTGMEVTELSPEETQKLRDAVKPMIDKFSADIGTETVTELFKELNAARGQ, encoded by the coding sequence ATGCTGAATAAATTGATGAAAGTCCTTGTAGGAGTGGCACTGCCACTCGCACTGTTGACGACTGGTCCGGCCATGGCCGAGCTCCGCGAGCATCAGCTCAAATTTGCATCGGCCAACAACAAGGGCCATCCGCAGGTCATGGGCATGGAGAAGTTCGCGGATCTCGTGAAGGAAAAGAGCAGCGGCAAAATTACCGTGAAGCTTTTCCCGGGAGGCGTGCTGGGCGGAGACGTTCAGACGGTTTCCGCCCTTCAGGGCGGGGTCATCGAAATGACAGTCCTAAACGCCGGGATACTGGCCGGCAACGTCAAGCAGTTCGGCGCGGTCGATCTGCCCTTCCTGTTTAACAGCGGTGAAGAGGCAGACAAGGTCATGGACGGTCCGTTCGGCACCAGCCTCATCAAAATGCTGCCAGATACTGGTCTTGTCGGGCTTGCCTATTGGGAGCTCGGTTTTCGAAATCTGACTAACAACCGGCATCCGGTAGCAAAGCTCGAAGACATCAAGGGTTTGAAAATCCGCACGATCCAGTCGCCAATTCCCATTGAGCTTTTCAACAGTCTCGGCGCGAATGCGGTGCCCATGCCATATACCGAACTCTATACCGCGCTCGAAACAGGAACGGTGGACGGTCAGGAAAATCCCGCGGCGAATATCGTGAACGCGAAATTCTATGAAGTTCAAAAGTACATGACGATTACGCGCCACCAGTACAATCCGCAGATCGTGCTGATCAGCAAGAAGTTCTGGGACGGGCTGAATGATGAAGAAAAGGCCGTACTGCAGTCGGCGGCAGACGAAGCGCGCGATTATCAGCGAAAGGTTTCGCGTGAGCAGGACGCGGCATCGATCGACGAGATCAAGAAGACCGGGATGGAAGTCACGGAACTCAGCCCGGAGGAAACACAGAAACTTCGCGACGCGGTCAAGCCGATGATCGACAAGTTCAGCGCGGACATTGGCACAGAGACCGTTACGGAACTCTTCAAGGAACTGAACGCAGCACGCGGCCAGTAG
- a CDS encoding TRAP transporter large permease, whose protein sequence is MTVAIFLGALLGPMALGVPIAFALIVSGVALMMYLGMFDAQIVAQNVLNGADSFPLMAVPFFMLAGEVMNTGGLSRRIVDLAMALVGHIRGGLGFVAIFAACVLSSLSGSAVADAAALGTLLLPMMLKSGHDPARAGGLLASASIIGPIIPPSIGFILYGVVGGVSITKLFLAGIFPGLLIAVALCITWLIVASKEQFSLPPRQSGAVRLKAFIDSIWALMLPLIIIVGLKFGVFTPTEAGVVAAVYSLFVAMVIYRELPPARLFHVFVAAAKITAVVMFLVAAAAVSAWLITVADVPGDLAALIQPLMGNQTLLLLAIMVLVVLVGTAMDMTPTILIMTPVLMPIIKEAGIDPVYFGVLFIINNSIGLITPPVGTVLNVICGISKLSMEELMKGVMPFLIAELIVLLLLVLFPQLVMVPVSWLGH, encoded by the coding sequence ATGACGGTAGCAATTTTCCTTGGTGCACTTCTCGGGCCCATGGCGCTTGGCGTCCCGATCGCCTTCGCCCTGATTGTCAGCGGCGTCGCGCTCATGATGTATCTCGGCATGTTCGATGCGCAGATCGTTGCGCAAAATGTGTTGAACGGCGCAGACAGCTTTCCATTGATGGCAGTCCCGTTCTTCATGCTTGCTGGCGAAGTGATGAACACCGGGGGCCTGTCGCGGCGCATCGTCGATCTGGCCATGGCTTTGGTCGGCCATATCCGCGGCGGTCTGGGTTTCGTGGCGATCTTTGCCGCTTGCGTGCTGTCGAGCCTTTCAGGATCTGCCGTGGCCGATGCGGCCGCGCTGGGGACCCTGCTGTTGCCGATGATGCTGAAATCGGGCCACGATCCCGCGCGGGCGGGCGGGCTGCTTGCCTCGGCGTCGATCATTGGACCGATCATCCCGCCTTCGATTGGTTTCATCCTCTATGGCGTCGTCGGCGGCGTGTCGATTACCAAGCTGTTTCTTGCCGGAATATTTCCCGGTCTCTTGATAGCGGTGGCGCTCTGCATCACGTGGCTGATTGTTGCCAGCAAGGAGCAATTCAGCCTGCCCCCACGACAATCCGGCGCTGTCCGGTTGAAGGCATTCATCGACAGCATCTGGGCGCTCATGCTGCCGCTTATCATCATCGTAGGGCTAAAATTCGGCGTGTTCACGCCCACCGAAGCAGGGGTGGTCGCGGCCGTTTATTCGCTCTTCGTCGCCATGGTGATCTATCGCGAATTACCGCCGGCGCGACTTTTCCACGTATTCGTTGCCGCTGCGAAGATTACGGCTGTCGTCATGTTTCTGGTCGCGGCGGCAGCGGTTTCCGCGTGGCTGATCACCGTGGCTGACGTGCCGGGCGATCTCGCCGCGCTCATCCAACCATTGATGGGCAATCAGACATTGCTGCTGCTCGCCATCATGGTTCTCGTGGTGCTCGTCGGCACCGCAATGGATATGACGCCTACCATCCTCATCATGACACCGGTGCTGATGCCGATCATCAAAGAGGCAGGGATCGATCCGGTGTATTTCGGCGTCCTGTTCATCATCAACAACTCGATCGGCCTCATCACGCCGCCGGTCGGCACCGTGCTCAACGTCATCTGCGGCATATCGAAACTTTCGATGGAAGAGCTGATGAAGGGAGTCATGCCATTTCTCATCGCTGAACTCATCGTGCTGCTCCTGCTTGTCCTGTTTCCGCAACTGGTAATGGTTCCGGTGAGCTGGCTGGGACATTGA
- a CDS encoding TRAP transporter small permease, which yields MARIIEFCFLMLKVAIALLLAGMVVLVFGNVVLRYAFNQGITYSEELARLFFIWLTFLGAVVAMHEHGHLGVDSVIRRLPPNIAKAAVLAGHFLMLVATWLLISGSWDQTLINLHVKAPATGISMAFFYGAGLAFGVPAFLILLWDAFCVATGRIDLATAELVRDSEEQIADDDHSSTGLGRPVNTLGSQG from the coding sequence ATGGCGCGCATAATCGAATTCTGCTTTCTCATGCTGAAGGTTGCAATCGCACTGTTGCTTGCGGGCATGGTGGTACTGGTTTTCGGCAATGTCGTCCTACGCTACGCGTTCAATCAGGGCATCACTTACTCCGAAGAACTCGCGCGGTTGTTTTTCATATGGCTGACGTTCCTTGGTGCTGTTGTCGCCATGCATGAACATGGGCATCTGGGCGTCGATTCTGTTATCCGGCGCTTACCGCCAAATATTGCCAAGGCGGCCGTTTTGGCCGGACATTTCCTCATGCTGGTGGCGACATGGTTATTGATCAGCGGCAGCTGGGATCAGACACTGATCAACCTGCATGTCAAAGCACCGGCGACCGGTATCTCCATGGCTTTCTTTTATGGTGCAGGCCTCGCGTTCGGGGTTCCCGCATTCCTGATCCTTCTTTGGGATGCCTTTTGCGTCGCAACTGGCCGTATCGATCTGGCGACTGCCGAGCTTGTACGCGACTCTGAAGAGCAGATCGCTGACGATGACCACTCAAGCACGGGGCTAGGCCGTCCTGTGAATACTCTGGGGAGCCAAGGATGA
- a CDS encoding TetR/AcrR family transcriptional regulator → MTDGSASARKNDPQRTQEDILVVATEEFSTHGLAGARVDAIAERTRTSKRMIYYYFGSKDGLYLAVLERSYRKIRTLEADLELTNLPPEAALRTLISTTFNYDEANPDFVRLVSIENIHHAAHMLRSDAIRDLNVSVIETIAGILKRGIRDKVFRRNADPVDVHMMISAFCFFRVSNRYTFGTIFRRDLSKPEIMERHRNMIADAMLSYLKTPE, encoded by the coding sequence TTGACCGACGGTTCGGCGAGTGCAAGAAAGAACGATCCGCAGAGAACGCAAGAAGATATCCTCGTCGTGGCAACGGAGGAGTTTTCAACGCATGGTCTTGCGGGGGCCCGGGTCGATGCCATCGCGGAACGCACCCGAACTTCCAAACGCATGATCTATTATTATTTCGGCAGCAAAGACGGTCTATACCTCGCTGTGTTAGAACGATCGTACCGCAAGATCCGAACACTTGAAGCGGATTTGGAGCTTACGAACCTGCCGCCGGAGGCGGCGTTGCGAACATTGATCTCAACCACGTTCAATTATGATGAGGCCAATCCGGATTTCGTTCGATTGGTCAGTATCGAGAATATTCATCATGCCGCCCATATGCTTCGATCCGACGCGATCCGCGATTTGAACGTCTCCGTGATCGAAACGATTGCTGGCATCCTGAAGCGCGGCATAAGGGACAAGGTTTTTCGCCGGAACGCCGACCCGGTTGACGTGCATATGATGATTAGCGCGTTTTGCTTCTTCCGCGTTTCAAACCGATACACGTTCGGAACAATATTTCGGCGCGATCTTTCAAAGCCTGAGATCATGGAGCGTCATCGCAACATGATCGCGGATGCAATGCTCAGTTACCTGAAGACGCCCGAGTAG
- a CDS encoding helix-turn-helix domain-containing protein has protein sequence MADNDTDLGEGLLEGLKEALAWKRGELALETVNIDPMPADRIKSIRKRHARSTKEFERKFGIPAATMNNWEQGRRKPDPAGRVLLKVIDEDPETVEKAAHAA, from the coding sequence ATGGCTGACAATGATACCGATCTCGGCGAAGGTCTGCTTGAGGGACTCAAGGAGGCACTTGCCTGGAAGCGTGGTGAACTCGCGCTCGAAACCGTTAACATAGATCCTATGCCTGCCGATCGCATTAAAAGCATCCGCAAAAGGCATGCCCGTTCGACCAAGGAGTTCGAGCGAAAGTTTGGAATCCCCGCTGCAACCATGAACAATTGGGAGCAAGGGCGGCGTAAACCAGATCCTGCGGGACGTGTGTTGCTTAAGGTAATCGACGAAGATCCGGAGACGGTGGAAAAAGCGGCCCATGCCGCATGA
- a CDS encoding tetratricopeptide repeat protein, with product MDYFDLGKHSRKITTASDRAQRWFDRGLVWLYGFNHESAIACFREALAADPACAMAHWGVTHAAGPNYNRPWETFTPEERFEAMTTARGAADAAATLAGRVSEAERALIEAVQHRAPAVPVQDFGPCHDGYAAAMRGAHRTFGHDLDITALFAEAMMNRTPWKLWDLRTGQPAAAADTREATEVLEQTFREVEGAWDHPGLLHMYIHLMEMSPQPELALRHGDRLAVLAPDSGHLIHMATHIDVLCGDYHTAVERNTRAIGADRRFLEREGPENFYSIYRCHNYHFKIYGAMFLGQPSPALETADELIATLPEPFLRKMADWFEAFVPMKQHVLIRFGMWDTILAQPLPDDPQLYSMTTALMRYARTVALANKGDIAGAEAERDRFFAARAAVQETRMLFNNTCRDILKVAEQMMLGELEYHKGNYEAAFAHLRKAVELDDTLPYDEPWGWMHPTRHVLGALLLEQGQVDEAEAVYRADLGHDGTLSRACQHPQNVWSLHGLYECLTRRGETVEAPHIKLQLDLAMARAEVPVRASCYCRHGSVA from the coding sequence ATGGACTACTTTGATCTCGGGAAGCACAGCCGAAAAATCACCACCGCCTCTGATCGGGCGCAGCGTTGGTTCGATCGCGGGCTAGTCTGGCTCTACGGCTTCAACCACGAGTCGGCCATAGCGTGTTTCCGCGAGGCGCTCGCGGCTGACCCGGCCTGCGCGATGGCGCACTGGGGCGTCACCCATGCGGCGGGGCCGAACTACAACCGGCCTTGGGAGACTTTTACGCCAGAGGAGCGGTTCGAGGCGATGACGACGGCACGCGGCGCAGCGGATGCGGCCGCCACGCTCGCCGGGCGCGTTTCGGAGGCCGAGCGGGCGCTGATCGAGGCGGTGCAGCACCGGGCGCCCGCGGTTCCAGTCCAGGATTTCGGCCCCTGCCACGATGGCTATGCAGCGGCGATGCGCGGCGCCCATCGGACGTTCGGGCATGATCTCGACATTACCGCGCTCTTCGCCGAGGCGATGATGAATCGCACGCCATGGAAGCTCTGGGACCTGCGGACCGGCCAGCCTGCAGCAGCGGCCGACACGCGCGAGGCGACGGAAGTGCTCGAGCAGACGTTCCGCGAGGTCGAAGGCGCCTGGGACCATCCGGGGCTCTTGCACATGTACATCCACCTCATGGAGATGTCACCGCAGCCCGAACTCGCCCTGCGGCATGGTGATCGGCTTGCGGTCCTCGCTCCAGATTCGGGCCACCTGATCCACATGGCCACCCATATCGACGTGCTGTGCGGGGACTATCACACTGCGGTCGAGCGGAATACACGCGCGATCGGGGCGGACCGCCGGTTCCTCGAACGGGAGGGGCCGGAGAACTTCTACTCGATCTATCGCTGCCACAACTACCACTTCAAAATCTACGGGGCGATGTTCCTCGGCCAGCCATCCCCGGCACTAGAGACGGCGGACGAGCTGATCGCGACGCTGCCAGAGCCTTTCCTGCGCAAGATGGCGGACTGGTTTGAAGCCTTCGTCCCTATGAAACAGCACGTGCTCATCCGTTTCGGGATGTGGGACACAATCCTGGCGCAGCCGCTGCCGGACGACCCGCAGCTCTACTCTATGACGACCGCCCTGATGCGCTACGCCCGGACGGTGGCGCTCGCCAACAAGGGCGACATCGCAGGGGCCGAGGCGGAGCGGGACAGGTTCTTTGCCGCCCGCGCCGCGGTTCAGGAGACCCGCATGTTGTTCAACAACACCTGCCGGGACATTCTGAAGGTGGCTGAGCAGATGATGCTGGGCGAGCTCGAATACCACAAGGGCAACTACGAAGCCGCCTTCGCGCATCTGCGCAAGGCGGTCGAACTCGACGACACATTGCCCTATGATGAGCCCTGGGGCTGGATGCACCCGACGCGGCACGTGCTCGGCGCGTTACTGTTGGAGCAGGGGCAGGTGGACGAAGCTGAGGCGGTCTACCGCGCAGATCTCGGTCACGACGGAACGCTAAGCCGCGCTTGCCAGCACCCGCAGAACGTGTGGAGCCTGCACGGGCTGTACGAATGTCTCACGCGGCGCGGCGAGACGGTTGAGGCACCGCACATCAAGCTGCAGCTCGACCTGGCGATGGCACGTGCAGAGGTGCCGGTGCGGGCGTCATGTTACTGCCGCCATGGGTCGGTTGCGTAG
- a CDS encoding adenylate/guanylate cyclase domain-containing protein, whose translation MDNLSRTALSALTGCGEGQLLQFEAAGIIERKTDYLLEDADRIRVALALHEAGIPLDTLAKAIRNKVFSLDFASQIMFDPVYLSTTSMEGELDGLDVTPIALNNLRAAAGLPRLSTGQVLREDDVELLKLIAECRRLGISDLAMTRVLRAFGQSTHRVVETMRDLFRSEVEERMLNAGISHSQMLSAAAAKRLELQRIGFRVLFMLQRRLLEESVFDNIVSRIQEALFESGLETGPDVDLPTVAFADLCGFTELTHELGDMKAAEQAAHFEAFAQQIVSHVGGRLVKVLGDGVMVLFPEPTSGLTACLTLVESAEKAGLLPVRVGLVTGQVVPRDGDIFGQTVNLAARITSVANPAQVVVSESAMVAVATSNPGMFNFAALEPTVLKGLPGRFCLFSADIASSYES comes from the coding sequence ATGGATAATCTATCGCGGACCGCTCTGTCAGCCTTGACGGGGTGCGGAGAAGGTCAGCTTCTACAATTTGAGGCGGCTGGCATAATAGAGAGAAAAACGGATTATCTCCTTGAAGACGCGGACAGGATTCGCGTTGCACTTGCCTTGCATGAAGCGGGGATACCCTTGGACACATTAGCCAAAGCGATTCGAAACAAGGTATTCTCGCTCGACTTTGCTTCTCAGATTATGTTCGATCCGGTCTACCTGTCGACGACATCGATGGAGGGGGAGCTCGACGGTTTGGATGTCACTCCTATAGCACTGAATAATTTGAGGGCTGCGGCGGGCCTTCCTCGCTTGTCAACAGGGCAGGTTCTGCGCGAGGACGATGTCGAGCTGCTTAAACTCATTGCTGAATGCCGCCGACTAGGCATTTCCGACCTGGCAATGACGAGAGTATTGCGGGCCTTTGGACAATCTACACACCGCGTTGTGGAAACAATGCGCGATTTGTTCCGCAGTGAAGTCGAGGAGAGAATGCTGAATGCTGGAATTTCACACTCTCAGATGCTTTCTGCTGCAGCTGCCAAACGACTCGAGCTACAACGGATAGGGTTTAGAGTGTTGTTTATGCTCCAGCGGCGCCTGCTGGAAGAGTCGGTTTTCGATAACATTGTCTCACGTATTCAAGAAGCCCTTTTCGAGAGCGGTTTGGAGACAGGGCCCGATGTCGATTTACCGACCGTTGCTTTCGCGGATCTCTGTGGTTTCACTGAATTGACACACGAACTTGGCGACATGAAAGCAGCCGAACAGGCAGCTCACTTTGAAGCCTTTGCACAGCAAATTGTCTCTCATGTTGGCGGTAGATTGGTGAAGGTCCTCGGTGACGGTGTGATGGTACTTTTCCCAGAGCCAACATCAGGGCTGACAGCCTGTCTTACATTGGTGGAATCGGCCGAAAAGGCGGGTCTCCTGCCGGTGCGCGTTGGCTTGGTCACAGGCCAGGTTGTGCCGCGAGACGGTGACATTTTTGGGCAGACGGTGAATTTGGCCGCGCGGATTACCAGCGTCGCAAATCCCGCACAAGTAGTCGTTTCCGAAAGTGCTATGGTAGCCGTCGCGACCAGCAATCCGGGTATGTTTAATTTCGCGGCCTTGGAACCCACCGTTCTAAAGGGTCTGCCAGGTCGCTTTTGCTTGTTCTCGGCTGACATCGCCTCGTCATACGAATCGTGA
- a CDS encoding dienelactone hydrolase family protein — protein MRFARNFLWCSVLVLLVVYAPGSVAQPPDEVIEISSLTLSDDQFLQGDIAGGTVVTVTGRLQVPTIDARLPVVILLHGSGGPTSSGPWSWANFLEPLGVATLRIDSYTARGYSEIYTDQSRVGEFNPIYDVYRAVDLLAADPRLDANRIAIMGFSRGGLVALYASLSRFHDLYGPKRGGIAAYLPFYPPCNLELVGEMEVVNAPIRAFHGAKDEWNPLPRCRDYIERLAAAGHDAQITVYPDARHAFDHTNSPAYNEMSDAQTSRTCMRREENGRLMNVATGKPFSWRDECVQLGPPVQYNDAANSQAQAAVKGFLTKLFHLN, from the coding sequence ATGAGATTTGCGCGCAATTTCCTTTGGTGCTCGGTCCTGGTTCTGTTGGTCGTGTATGCGCCCGGTTCCGTTGCCCAGCCTCCAGACGAAGTGATCGAAATCTCTTCGCTCACTCTTTCGGACGACCAGTTTCTGCAGGGCGATATTGCGGGGGGAACAGTGGTCACGGTGACCGGCAGACTACAGGTTCCCACTATCGACGCACGCTTGCCTGTCGTTATCCTTTTGCACGGGTCTGGTGGCCCTACGAGTTCAGGGCCATGGAGCTGGGCCAATTTCTTGGAGCCGCTCGGCGTGGCGACGCTTCGAATTGACAGCTACACTGCCCGTGGTTACAGCGAAATCTACACAGATCAGTCGCGGGTGGGCGAGTTCAATCCCATCTACGACGTCTACAGGGCGGTGGACCTGCTTGCGGCCGATCCACGCCTTGATGCAAACCGCATTGCCATAATGGGCTTTTCGCGGGGTGGATTGGTTGCCCTCTACGCTAGCCTCAGCCGCTTCCACGATCTTTACGGTCCCAAGCGCGGAGGTATCGCCGCTTATCTGCCGTTTTATCCACCCTGTAATTTGGAACTTGTCGGGGAGATGGAGGTGGTGAATGCGCCGATCCGTGCTTTCCACGGTGCGAAAGATGAATGGAATCCATTGCCGCGCTGCCGCGACTATATCGAACGTCTCGCGGCAGCTGGCCACGATGCGCAAATCACCGTGTATCCTGACGCGCGCCATGCTTTCGACCATACCAACAGTCCGGCCTACAACGAAATGAGCGATGCGCAGACCTCGCGGACCTGCATGCGGCGCGAAGAGAATGGCCGGCTAATGAATGTCGCAACGGGCAAACCGTTTTCATGGAGGGATGAGTGTGTCCAACTCGGGCCACCCGTTCAGTACAACGATGCCGCAAATTCCCAAGCTCAGGCGGCGGTCAAGGGGTTCCTGACAAAATTATTCCACCTGAATTAG